The Streptomyces sp. NBC_00670 genome window below encodes:
- a CDS encoding SAM-dependent methyltransferase: protein MPDNGWPADRIDTESAHSARIYDYILGGKDYYPADKEAGDAMSREWPALPIHMRANRDWMNRAVRWLAEEAGIRQFLDIGTGIPTSPNLHEIAQSVAPASRVVYVDNDPIVLTLSQGLLASAPEGKTAYVEADMRDPGSILDAPELRETLDLSQPVALTVIAIVHFMLDADDAVGVVRRLLEPLPSGSYLAMSIGTAEFAPQEVGRVAREYAARNMPMRLRTIDEAHEFFTGLDLVDPGIVQVHKWHPDGLGEQGIRDEDIAMYGAVARKG, encoded by the coding sequence TTGCCCGACAACGGATGGCCTGCCGACCGTATCGACACCGAGAGCGCGCACTCGGCGCGCATCTACGACTACATCCTGGGCGGTAAGGACTACTACCCGGCCGACAAGGAGGCGGGCGACGCGATGTCGCGGGAGTGGCCCGCGCTCCCGATCCACATGCGTGCCAACCGCGACTGGATGAACCGCGCGGTGCGGTGGCTGGCGGAGGAGGCCGGGATCCGGCAGTTCCTCGACATCGGCACCGGCATCCCGACCTCCCCCAATCTGCACGAGATCGCCCAGTCGGTGGCGCCCGCGTCACGGGTGGTCTACGTCGACAACGACCCGATCGTGCTCACGCTCTCCCAGGGACTGCTGGCCAGCGCGCCCGAGGGGAAGACGGCGTACGTCGAGGCGGACATGCGGGATCCGGGGAGCATCCTGGACGCGCCGGAACTGCGGGAGACGCTGGACCTGTCGCAGCCGGTCGCCCTGACGGTCATCGCGATCGTCCACTTCATGCTGGACGCGGACGACGCGGTGGGCGTCGTACGGCGGCTGCTGGAGCCGCTGCCGTCCGGGAGCTATCTGGCGATGTCGATCGGCACGGCGGAGTTCGCTCCGCAGGAGGTCGGGCGGGTGGCCCGCGAGTACGCGGCGCGGAACATGCCGATGCGGTTGCGGACGATCGACGAGGCGCACGAGTTCTTCACGGGGCTCGACCTGGTCGATCCCGGGATCGTCCAGGTCCACAAGTGGCATCCGGACGGGTTGGGCGAGCAGGGGATCCGCGACGAGGACATCGCGATGTACGGCGCGGTCGCCCGAAAGGGCTAG
- a CDS encoding helix-turn-helix domain-containing protein, giving the protein MSTETDWGGAPSVLRMILGRQLEELRSRAGLTFEEAGEAIGVSHSTIRRMESAKVARLRLPDVEKLLQTYGVTDQQEIDTFLKSAREANKRGWWHTYRDVLPDWFAAYLSLEQAALQIRAYEPQFVPGLLQTEAYARALLTAGNPHASAEATERRVQLRMRRQELLSRPAPPRVWVVLDETVLRWPVGGPEVMREQLDHLTEVNRLPQVTVQIMPFANGPHPAMRAGAFHVFRFRARELPDIVYLNGLVGAVYLDKQDDVVVYREALDRLGAQAAPARKTESVLREIRKEL; this is encoded by the coding sequence GTGAGCACGGAGACCGACTGGGGCGGAGCGCCGTCCGTGCTGCGCATGATCCTCGGCCGTCAGCTGGAGGAGTTGCGCAGCCGGGCCGGGCTCACCTTCGAGGAGGCCGGTGAGGCGATCGGCGTCAGCCATTCGACGATCCGGCGGATGGAGTCCGCGAAGGTGGCCCGGCTGCGGCTGCCGGACGTCGAGAAGCTGTTGCAGACGTACGGCGTCACCGACCAGCAGGAGATCGACACGTTCCTGAAGTCCGCGCGGGAGGCCAACAAGCGCGGCTGGTGGCACACCTACCGCGATGTGCTGCCGGACTGGTTCGCGGCGTATCTGAGCCTGGAGCAGGCGGCGTTGCAGATCCGCGCGTACGAGCCGCAGTTCGTGCCGGGGCTGTTGCAGACGGAGGCGTACGCACGGGCGCTGCTGACCGCGGGGAACCCGCACGCGTCGGCCGAGGCGACCGAGCGGCGGGTGCAGCTGCGGATGCGGCGCCAGGAGCTGCTGTCGCGGCCGGCGCCGCCGCGGGTATGGGTGGTGCTGGACGAGACGGTGCTGCGGTGGCCGGTGGGCGGTCCGGAGGTGATGCGGGAGCAGCTCGACCATCTGACCGAGGTCAACCGGCTGCCGCAGGTGACGGTGCAGATCATGCCGTTCGCCAACGGTCCGCACCCGGCGATGCGGGCGGGCGCGTTCCATGTCTTCCGGTTCCGGGCGCGGGAGCTGCCGGACATCGTGTACCTGAACGGGCTGGTGGGCGCGGTGTATCTGGACAAGCAGGACGACGTGGTGGTGTACCGCGAGGCGCTCGACCGGCTCGGGGCGCAGGCGGCGCCGGCCCGGAAGACGGAGTCGGTGCTCCGCGAGATCCGCAAGGAGCTGTGA
- a CDS encoding ATP-binding protein: MAPPPSPQPLGRPPGPGRPAPRAGIFGLPAAPASVALARGHVRGLLEEWEFGPETCDNAVLVTSELVTNAVMHTASDRIVCRLRTDGDRIRVEVEDESRGPTLPEQRISRPDDQGGRGLMLVGVLSSDWGVRDSPYGPGRIVWAELLPEPPDQDFEDADEDADQGAVPVPTTGLTPVVAAPFPVSAPASASVHDIRPVPHLAEGPHPHEPSAHP, from the coding sequence ATGGCTCCGCCCCCCTCCCCGCAGCCGTTGGGCCGGCCCCCGGGTCCCGGCCGGCCCGCCCCCCGGGCGGGCATCTTCGGCCTCCCGGCCGCCCCCGCCTCCGTGGCCCTGGCCCGCGGCCATGTCCGCGGCCTCCTGGAGGAGTGGGAGTTCGGCCCCGAGACCTGCGACAACGCCGTTCTCGTCACCTCGGAACTGGTCACCAACGCGGTGATGCACACGGCGAGCGACCGCATCGTGTGCCGGCTGCGCACGGACGGTGACCGCATCCGCGTCGAGGTCGAGGACGAGAGCCGCGGCCCCACCCTGCCCGAACAGCGCATCTCCCGCCCCGACGACCAGGGCGGCCGGGGGCTGATGCTCGTCGGCGTGCTCAGCAGCGACTGGGGCGTACGGGACAGCCCCTACGGGCCCGGCCGCATCGTCTGGGCCGAACTGCTCCCCGAGCCCCCCGACCAGGACTTCGAGGACGCCGACGAGGACGCCGACCAGGGCGCCGTCCCCGTGCCGACCACGGGCCTCACCCCGGTCGTCGCCGCGCCCTTCCCCGTCTCAGCCCCCGCTTCCGCTTCCGTGCACGACATCCGGCCCGTCCCCCACCTGGCCGAAGGACCGCACCCGCATGAACCCTCAGCGCACCCCTGA
- a CDS encoding VOC family protein has translation MNTDSDSTIPREVFSTDSVFGAPCWVSLTTRDLDAAEAFYAAVFGWTFRSGRLGDKFRTALAGDVPVAGLAAVASVYRMAVAWTPYFAVPSADEAVARSRERGGTTAVGPIAFPPGRAALLADRDGAVFGIWEGRLATGWEEWRKAAPAFVRLHTRDAFDAAIFYGEVLEWATGREGCCEVQYDGAEVVLRSGGEAVARIHSGAVGAAPDPTIRPHWQVHFTVDDVDACVAAARAHGGGVVRWTPGAPDALLTDPDGARFTVTGGRG, from the coding sequence ATGAACACAGACAGCGACAGCACGATCCCGCGCGAGGTCTTCTCCACCGACTCGGTCTTCGGGGCGCCGTGCTGGGTGAGCCTGACGACGCGCGACCTCGATGCCGCCGAGGCGTTCTACGCGGCCGTGTTCGGCTGGACCTTCCGCTCGGGCCGGCTCGGCGACAAGTTCCGGACGGCCCTGGCGGGCGACGTGCCCGTCGCCGGGCTCGCCGCCGTCGCCTCGGTGTACCGGATGGCGGTCGCCTGGACGCCGTACTTCGCCGTGCCGAGCGCGGACGAGGCGGTGGCCCGCAGCCGGGAGCGCGGCGGGACGACGGCGGTCGGCCCGATCGCCTTCCCGCCCGGCCGCGCCGCCCTCCTCGCCGACCGCGACGGAGCCGTCTTCGGCATCTGGGAGGGCCGGCTCGCCACCGGCTGGGAGGAGTGGCGCAAGGCCGCCCCGGCCTTCGTCCGCCTGCACACGCGGGACGCGTTCGACGCGGCGATCTTCTACGGCGAGGTGCTGGAGTGGGCGACCGGGCGCGAGGGGTGCTGCGAGGTGCAGTACGACGGGGCGGAGGTCGTCCTGCGCAGCGGGGGAGAGGCGGTCGCCCGCATCCACTCCGGCGCGGTCGGCGCGGCCCCCGACCCCACGATCCGCCCCCACTGGCAGGTCCACTTCACGGTGGACGACGTAGACGCCTGCGTGGCCGCGGCGCGGGCGCACGGGGGAGGGGTGGTGCGCTGGACGCCAGGCGCCCCTGACGCCCTCCTCACAGACCCCGACGGAGCGCGCTTCACGGTGACGGGGGGAAGGGGGTAG
- a CDS encoding DUF6114 domain-containing protein encodes MGSGGGGGGRFRRWRARRPFWGGVLLALAGGEILLTEKASLKVVLHVGMQGVAGYLLPSVMVLCGVLALVSPGQRLFYSVVGALSTLGTWLTSNLGGFLVGLLLGLVGACLMFGWVPEQEPRRKVFRRRNKRGAAAA; translated from the coding sequence GTGGGTTCCGGTGGTGGTGGCGGCGGCCGGTTCCGGCGGTGGCGGGCGCGGCGGCCGTTCTGGGGTGGGGTGCTGCTGGCGCTGGCCGGCGGGGAGATCCTGCTGACGGAGAAGGCGTCGTTGAAGGTGGTGCTGCATGTCGGGATGCAGGGGGTGGCGGGGTATCTGCTGCCGTCGGTGATGGTGCTGTGCGGGGTGCTGGCGCTGGTGAGTCCCGGGCAGCGGTTGTTCTATTCGGTGGTGGGGGCGTTGTCGACGCTGGGGACGTGGCTGACGTCGAACCTCGGTGGGTTCCTGGTGGGGTTGTTGCTGGGGTTGGTCGGGGCGTGCCTGATGTTCGGGTGGGTGCCGGAGCAGGAGCCGCGCCGCAAGGTGTTCCGCCGGCGGAACAAAAGGGGTGCGGCTGCGGCGTAG
- a CDS encoding DUF6230 family protein: protein MTSSTDNTASTGSLPEPPEDGSAGPERRGRVRLRRAAVLAVPATAIAAGLIVATAQGALGVQFFISGMPFTVTATELDGTGFEQFGDLDNMAEGSPNTGDTGGQVLVITSAIKRATLTKLCQSVDLGGTNLLITAGGGDDKVTAQDLTTDSTQLSGDAAFDNIEIGNDASTMTKAGVQGKPGVFGQQADTVHINNLRQTNYATTAGVFKLPGLRMRFSDSGC from the coding sequence ATGACCTCGTCCACGGACAACACGGCATCCACCGGTTCCCTGCCCGAGCCCCCGGAAGACGGTTCCGCCGGGCCCGAGAGACGGGGACGGGTCCGGCTGCGTCGCGCCGCCGTGCTGGCGGTGCCGGCCACCGCGATCGCCGCGGGGCTGATCGTCGCGACCGCCCAGGGTGCGCTGGGCGTGCAGTTCTTCATCTCCGGCATGCCGTTCACGGTCACCGCGACCGAGCTCGACGGCACGGGGTTCGAGCAGTTCGGCGATCTGGACAACATGGCGGAGGGCAGCCCCAACACCGGTGACACCGGTGGGCAGGTGCTGGTCATCACCTCCGCGATCAAGAGGGCGACGCTCACCAAGCTCTGCCAGAGCGTGGACCTCGGCGGCACGAACCTGCTGATCACGGCGGGGGGCGGGGACGACAAGGTGACCGCCCAGGACCTCACCACCGACTCGACGCAGCTGTCGGGCGACGCGGCGTTCGACAACATCGAGATCGGCAACGACGCGAGCACCATGACCAAGGCGGGGGTGCAGGGGAAACCGGGGGTGTTCGGGCAGCAGGCCGACACCGTGCACATCAACAACCTGCGGCAGACCAACTACGCCACGACGGCGGGGGTCTTCAAGTTGCCGGGGCTGAGGATGCGCTTCTCCGACTCCGGGTGCTGA
- a CDS encoding Tat pathway signal sequence domain protein produces MRTTRTRTLLALAGAAAALALSAASPAAAADTVLTTGSAGGDAVAVGDVLNASLASGTSATLYSSATGTSGVSCTSSAFTAAVTGNPAAPGTATESLTGQTFDASSCSSNVFGVTGVTSIAVDNLPYDTTVTSDGVVTVTPQAGSTIQTTVKLRTLLGSITCVYQAPSLDGTVDEGANGIAFSAQHFTKVSGSSLCFANGYFTATYAPVTDTTQPGSPTVYVN; encoded by the coding sequence ATGCGTACGACCCGCACCCGCACCCTCCTCGCCCTCGCCGGCGCCGCCGCGGCCCTCGCGCTGTCCGCGGCCTCGCCGGCCGCCGCGGCCGACACGGTCCTCACCACCGGCAGCGCGGGCGGTGACGCCGTCGCGGTCGGCGACGTGCTCAACGCGTCGCTCGCCAGTGGGACGTCGGCCACGCTCTACTCCAGCGCCACCGGCACCAGTGGGGTCTCCTGCACCTCGTCGGCCTTCACCGCCGCCGTCACCGGCAACCCGGCGGCGCCGGGCACCGCGACCGAGTCGCTGACCGGGCAGACGTTCGACGCGAGCAGCTGTTCCAGCAACGTCTTCGGTGTGACGGGGGTGACGAGCATCGCGGTCGACAACCTGCCGTACGACACGACGGTGACGTCGGACGGGGTGGTGACCGTGACCCCGCAGGCCGGATCCACCATCCAGACCACGGTGAAGCTGCGCACGTTGCTCGGCAGCATCACGTGTGTGTACCAGGCGCCGAGCCTGGACGGGACGGTGGACGAGGGCGCGAACGGGATCGCGTTCAGCGCGCAGCACTTCACCAAGGTGTCCGGATCGTCGCTCTGCTTCGCCAACGGGTACTTCACGGCGACATACGCGCCCGTCACCGACACGACCCAGCCCGGCTCCCCGACGGTCTACGTCAACTGA